The genomic interval GAATGGTGAACTGCCTGGTGCCAATCGCCAGCACGTCGCCGACCGTGACGTCGAGTTGCGCCAGCAGTTCCGGGCGCACCAGCACGCCGAACCCGCGCAACAGGGCGTGGTCGTAGGTCACCCCATCGGCCAGGCTCAAGGTGCCGTAGTACGGGAATCCCGCCTCGACGGCGCGCAACTCGACCATGCGGGCGCGGCCATCGGCACGGTCCGCGGGACGCGTCATGGTCGCCAGCTCGATCGACCGCGTGCTGTCCGCGCCGGCGGCCGTCACGCGATCGCCGATCTTGGCGACGACCTCCGGCGTCAGCGGCCGGTTGCTCGTGATAATGGCGTCGGCCGCGATCAGCGTCCTGGCCTCGCCGGCGAAGGTATGGCGCACGCTCTGGATCACCGAGCGCAACGCGACAATCGCGCCGACGCCAATGGCGATGCAGATGAAGAAGAACAACAGGCGGTGCCACGACGCGCGCATCTCGCGCGCGGCCATGAACAGCACAAACCTCATCCTTCGACTCGCTTTCGCTCGCTGAGGACAGGTGGTTCGATTCGCCCACCGCGCTGAAGCTCGCTCACCACGGGTGCGTCGGCCACCGGCCGGCCGTCGCGTAACACCAGCCGCGCGTCAGCGACCGCCGCCACCGACTGGTCGTGCGTCACCATGACGAGGGTGACCTTGCGCGCGTGCCGCACCTGCAGCAGCAGGTCGAGGATGTGCCGGCCGTTTGAACTGTCGAGGTTGCCGGTGGGCTCGTCGGCCAGGATCAAGGGGGGATCGTTGGCGAGCGCGCGCGCGATGGCAATGCGCTGCTGCTCGCCGCCCGACAACTGCGAGGGGTAATGGTGCCCGCGATCGTGCAGGCCGACCTCGTCGA from Acidobacteriota bacterium carries:
- a CDS encoding ABC transporter ATP-binding protein; the protein is MIQLRGVSKTVQSGGQPLTILHPLDLDVPEGQCLAIVGPSGSGKSTLLGLIAGLDSASTGTIAIAGTEITSLDEDALARLRGEKIGFVFQFFHLVPSLTAKENIQVPMEIAGRRDAAARAQALLDEVGLHDRGHHYPSQLSGGEQQRIAIARALANDPPLILADEPTGNLDSSNGRHILDLLLQVRHARKVTLVMVTHDQSVAAVADARLVLRDGRPVADAPVVSELQRGGRIEPPVLSERKRVEG